The Pseudolabrys sp. FHR47 genome contains a region encoding:
- a CDS encoding rhomboid family intramembrane serine protease, which produces MQQREPLFNLPTIIVILLGALALIHGVREWFLTEQQDILVLLDFAFIPARYDASVVPGGVFPGGAGADVWSFVTYAFLHGSWMHLAVNAVWLMAFGTPLARRFGTLRFLAFFAVTAAAGAAMHLITNAGSIAPMVGASASISGAMAATMRFAFQRGGPLGLWRNTNDDGFRVPALPLTGVFNDARVLLFVGVWFGINILFGLWSSPLTGSDEVVAWQAHIGGFLAGLLLFSWFDPAAREIEPRDDIAA; this is translated from the coding sequence GTGCAACAACGCGAACCGCTGTTCAATCTTCCCACCATTATCGTCATCCTGTTGGGCGCCCTCGCGCTTATTCACGGCGTGCGCGAATGGTTCCTCACGGAACAGCAGGACATCCTGGTTCTGCTCGACTTTGCCTTCATCCCGGCGCGCTACGACGCGAGCGTGGTGCCGGGCGGCGTTTTCCCTGGCGGTGCCGGCGCCGACGTGTGGAGCTTTGTCACATACGCCTTTCTGCACGGCAGCTGGATGCATCTCGCGGTCAATGCGGTGTGGTTGATGGCATTCGGCACCCCGTTGGCGCGCCGCTTCGGCACGCTGCGCTTTCTTGCCTTCTTCGCCGTGACCGCGGCGGCCGGCGCGGCGATGCATCTCATCACCAACGCCGGCTCGATCGCACCGATGGTCGGCGCTTCGGCGTCGATATCCGGTGCGATGGCGGCGACCATGCGTTTTGCCTTTCAGCGTGGCGGCCCGCTCGGTTTATGGCGCAATACGAACGATGATGGCTTTCGCGTGCCGGCGCTGCCGCTCACCGGCGTGTTCAACGATGCGCGCGTCCTGCTGTTCGTCGGCGTGTGGTTCGGTATCAATATCCTGTTCGGGCTGTGGTCCTCGCCGCTCACCGGCAGCGACGAGGTCGTGGCCTGGCAGGCGCATATCGGCGGATTTCTCGCGGGACTTCTGCTGTTTTCGTGGTTCGATCCGGCGGCGCGGGAAATCGAGCCGCGCGATGACATTGCTGCGTGA
- a CDS encoding CBS domain-containing protein: MNVKTILAAKGGDVISIEPTADLAAAAHLLSKHRIGAVVICGAGGRLSGILSERDIVRAVAEHGAAALNVPVGQVMTRNVITCGENDSISELMERMTAGKFRHMPVVKGERLIGVISIGDVVKSRVQEIESDAAAMRDYIQTA, translated from the coding sequence ATGAACGTGAAGACGATTCTGGCCGCTAAGGGCGGCGACGTTATCAGCATCGAACCCACGGCCGATCTTGCGGCCGCGGCACATCTGCTCAGCAAGCACCGCATCGGTGCGGTCGTCATCTGCGGCGCTGGCGGGCGCCTGTCCGGGATTCTCTCCGAGCGCGATATCGTGCGCGCCGTCGCCGAGCACGGCGCTGCGGCGCTTAACGTGCCGGTCGGGCAGGTGATGACGCGCAACGTGATCACTTGCGGCGAGAATGACTCCATCTCCGAGCTCATGGAACGGATGACGGCGGGCAAGTTTCGTCACATGCCGGTGGTGAAGGGCGAGCGGTTGATTGGTGTGATCTCGATCGGCGACGTCGTGAAGTCGCGCGTGCAGGAAATCGAGAGCGACGCCGCCGCGATGCGCGATTACATCCAGACGGCCTGA
- a CDS encoding patatin-like phospholipase family protein: protein MKPTIGLALGGGAARGFAHIGVIRTLAAHGIVPDVIVGTSIGAVVGGCYAAGQLDGLEAWARSLTVRSIMSYLDISLSGSGLIGGNRLAGQLTEELKDTRIENLPMRFAAIATEFNTGHEIWLTRGRLSDALRASYALPGIFPPVKIGGRWLVDGALVNPVPVSAARALGARVVIAVNLNADLFGRGTIIADHGSDDSDDPPPALEAHTGLRALFGREASLRRKLFGHHGRPGIPTVMVEAFNVMQDRITRARLAGDPPDVLISPRLGPIGWFDFHRNKDAIAVGVDAAEKAMDTVTEAIESLSQPYEAGASGGK from the coding sequence ATCAAGCCGACCATCGGCCTTGCGCTCGGCGGCGGCGCCGCTCGCGGCTTTGCTCACATTGGTGTCATCCGCACGCTCGCGGCACACGGCATCGTGCCGGATGTCATTGTCGGCACGTCCATCGGCGCGGTGGTCGGCGGCTGCTACGCGGCCGGCCAGCTCGATGGTTTGGAAGCCTGGGCGCGCAGCCTCACCGTCCGCAGCATCATGAGCTACCTCGACATCAGCCTGTCGGGTTCGGGGCTGATCGGCGGCAATCGCCTGGCGGGGCAGTTGACTGAGGAATTGAAGGACACGCGTATCGAAAACCTGCCGATGCGCTTTGCGGCGATCGCCACCGAATTCAATACCGGTCATGAGATCTGGCTGACACGTGGCCGGCTGTCCGATGCCTTGCGGGCGTCCTATGCCCTGCCGGGCATTTTCCCGCCGGTGAAGATCGGAGGCCGCTGGCTCGTCGATGGCGCACTGGTCAACCCGGTGCCGGTGTCGGCCGCGCGCGCGCTCGGTGCCCGCGTCGTCATCGCCGTCAATCTCAATGCCGACCTGTTCGGACGCGGCACCATCATCGCCGATCACGGCTCGGACGATAGCGACGATCCGCCGCCCGCCCTCGAGGCACATACCGGGCTCCGCGCGCTGTTCGGGCGCGAAGCGTCGCTGCGCCGCAAGCTGTTCGGCCATCACGGACGTCCGGGTATTCCGACGGTGATGGTGGAGGCTTTCAACGTGATGCAGGACCGCATTACCCGCGCGCGGCTGGCCGGCGACCCACCCGACGTCCTCATCAGTCCGCGTCTCGGCCCCATCGGCTGGTTCGATTTCCACCGCAACAAGGATGCGATCGCGGTGGGCGTCGACGCCGCCGAGAAGGCGATGGACACCGTGACCGAGGCCATCGAAAGTCTGTCGCAGCCTTATGAGGCTGGCGCCAGCGGCGGCAAGTAA